From Aedes albopictus strain Foshan chromosome 1, AalbF5, whole genome shotgun sequence, one genomic window encodes:
- the LOC109427530 gene encoding mediator of RNA polymerase II transcription subunit 8 encodes MQREEKQMDMLLEAVLNRLNDLKHSIGAMIHRLETEYETINWPTFLDNFALISGHLTGLSKILSSEIGTPLRSLTVLPLLLTPERDEALLQLTEGRIPVFSHDLVPDYLRTKPDPGAESRMAAHEAKANNLQPDTAAKQVAQYNKVISHVWDIVSKAREEWDTEASSRPGIQQTSSLADTQALVAAVGVGNGLTMPVGPGGVPNAGIMIPPAIRQASPMSAVSPGGAGPLGKMPSGIKTNIKSANQVHPYR; translated from the exons ATGCAGCGCGAAGAGAAGCAAATGGACATGCTGCTGGAGGCCGTCCTCAATCGGCTGAACGACCTGAAGCACTCGATCGGCGCAATGATCCACCGGCTCGAGACGGAATACGAAACCATCAACTGGCCGACCTTTCTGGACAACTTTGCACTGATCTCCGGTCAC CTTACCGGATTATCGAAAATCCTCTCGTCCGAGATCGGAACTCCGCTCAGGAGTTTAACtgtgctgccgctgctgctgacGCCGGAAAGAGACGAAGCCCTGCTCCAACTAACGGAGGGTCGCATCCCGGTGTTCTCGCACGATCTGGTACCGGATTACCTCCGTACCAAGCCGGATCCCGGAGCGGAATCCCGTATGGCAGCGCACGAAGCGAAGGCCAACAATTTGCAGCCGGACACGGCGGCCAAGCAGGTTGCTCAGTACAATAAGGTAATTTCTCACGTTTGGGACATTGTGAGCAAAGCACGGGAGGAGTGGGACACGGAAGCGTCGTCACGACCGGGCATTCAGCAAACTAGCTCCCTGGCGGACACGCAGGCTCTGGTGGCCGCTGTGGGGGTTGGCAATGGGTTGACGATGCCGGTGGGACCGGGAGGGGTGCCCAACGCAGGCATCATGATTCCGCCAGCCATTCGGCAGGCTTCGCCGATGAGTGCCGTGTCGCCAGGAGGAGCGGGACCCCTCGGGAAGATGCCCTCGGGGATCAAGACCAACATCAAGTCGGCCAATCAGGTTCATCCGTATCGTTAA